The sequence GGAAGTGGCGCATTATTTTTTTGATTATTTAGCGCAGGCATCACAGCAACAATAATTGTGAGTGCAACAAATAATCCCAATGCTGCACCGAAGAGTTTTTTATGATTATCGAAAAAATCCATTGCGTTTTTTTTAATTAAGGTTTGATTGTGTATCCGTTTGTGCCTTTGCATTTAAAATATCTATCGCAGATTTAGGTATTTCGAATTCATCTTGCTTCTTAACCATTGTATAAAAATTATAAGCAAACAAAATATGTGAAATCCACATCAATGAACCACCTATTGCACGCCATAACCAAAATGGAGTCATCATTGCAACGCTATCAATAAATGGTTTGCCGTCCATCCACATTAATCCTTTCAATGTGGAGCCATACATTAAAGGCACGGTATAAAATAATAGGCCTATAAGTGCAAGCCAGAAATGTGCACCCACTGTATTATGTGGAGGCTCTTTTCCAGTAAGTCTTGGAACGATAGTATAAATAAAACCCCATAACATAAATGTGATAATTCCATACATAGTTAAGTGGGAATGCGCAACTGTAAAATCGGTAAAATGCCATACTAAATTTGTAAATCGAAAGGCTTCCGCAGTTCCTTGTAGTGAGCCTGTGAAATAAAAGATGATACCTATTAAATAAAAAGGAAGTGTATAGCTGTCAGAAAGTTTATTCCAAGATCCTTTAAAAGTCATTAAGAAATTTGTAGTACCTGCAACAACCGGAATTATCATACCCACACTTCCTACAATGGCAACAGTTTGCAACCACCATGGAATTGCACTGAAAATAAAATGGTGTGTACCGATGAGTGTATAGAAAATAATTTGTGTCCAGAACGCTAATATCCCTAAGCTATAAGAGTATATAGGTTTATTGAGTTGTTGCGGTAAAAAATAATACATCAAACCAAGAGACAATAACATAAACCACATTCCCACACCTTGATGCATGTAGTAACCTTGTACAATTGTTTCTCCTAATCCGGTTTGCCAGCTTGGCCAATATGCAACAATTGCAATTACTAATACAAACATCATTGCCGAAACAATATACCAGTTAGAAACATAAATTTCTTTGGTAGTTCTGCGGGCAATTGTTTTCAGAAAATTTAATAATGATATGAATACACCAATACCAAATAATGCCATAACAGGCCAGATATATTCTCTGTATTCACCACCTCCATTATTAATACCCGCCATTAACATTACACTGCCAATTATAACACTTGCATTAATGAGAATTAGAGTAGTATAACCTGTTTTAATACTTGCAATACGCACATTACTTACTCGAGGAATTACATAGTATGCTAATCCAATCATTGCCAAAGATGCCCATCCCCAAAATACCATATTAGTATGTACAGGTCGTAATCTTCCAAAACTTAACCAACTGATATGATCAACATCCGGTGCCGAGAATTTTATTCCGAGATATTCTCCGAATGTTGTACCTAACACCAACCAAAAAGTAGCACATCCTAAATACCATAGAATTAGTTTGGTTAAATCAGGTTCTATATATGGTCGTAATTGTCCTCTTTTCTTTTTTTCTACAAAGCGCAATACATCTGTATTGCTAATATTATCTATCAATCCTTTTTTGTCGGATGGAGGTGCATCTCCTGCCAACTCATTATTAGCTAATGTATATTCCAATTCTTTTTTTCGTTGTTCCAATTTCTCCACCTCGTCAGGAGATAAACTTCTGAGGTAAGTATTAAATTTTTCTAATTCCTTTTTGTGTAGATATTTTTTAAATATCGAATATGTACGGGTAACTACCAATAAGGAAGCTACAATTATCGGTATTGCAATAAGTAGTATGGTAATTATTATACCTGATTCACCTAAAATATTATTACTTTCCATAATTCAATTTATATTGGATAAAATTGTCCATTATTAAGATAAATTTTTTTATCGTCTTAAAAATGCTAATCCGTTTTTTACATCCATACTCAACGATTTTACAGATGTGGTTTCCAGCATTTGTTTAAGTTCCTCTCTAATATTTTTAAACTGATAATGTACAGGGCAAGGCATGTTTTCATTGCATCGTTTCAAACCCAATCCACACCCTCTATAAATTACATCTCCATCAATTGCAAATACAATAGTGCTTAGCATAACTTTATCTAATGCTTTACTATCCATATAAAACCCACCTTTCGGGCCTTTTTCAGAATTGATAATGTTATTGCGGGTGAGTTGTTGTAAAATTTTTGAAGTATATGCTTCCGGTGAATTAATTGCTTTAGCCACGACTTTTAAACTCACCTTTTTATCCTCAAGTGATTTTTTTGCTACATAAATTGTAGCCTTAATTCCGTATTCGCATGCCTTTGAAAACAATTTCTAAATCTTTCGGAACAAAGATATGCAAAGTTTGATTATAACGGACAAATTTGTCCAGTATAAATTTATTTGTTTTTTGAAATCGTGAGGATAGTTTAATTACTACAATTGATGTAGCAATTATACCTCAAATTTTGACAGTATTATTTTTGAATTATTAATTTTTCTTTTAAAAATCCTTTTTCGTTCTGCAGAGTTAGAATATACAAGCCATCGGGTAATTGTATTTCAAGTGTATTTTCTTCATTATACAAATAGGAGAGTTGTGTTATTAATTCTCCGGTACTATTATAAATGCGCACTACCGCATCTTCATAAAATGTATCAGGTAGAACCAGGGTAAAAATTCCATTATTGGGATTTGGATAAATATGGAGTGTAGTATTCTTATTAGTATTTTCTATGAGTTCTGTTGTTGAAAAAATACTTTCTGCATAACCAATATCCCAATAGTATCCCATGATAGAATCTATTATTGCGGTGTCTCTTCCGGTGTACCACATTTTAAATTTATTGGCGATGCTATCATAAATTACTGTGGGATGTGTAGCCCAATATCTATCCCATTCATTTGTATTACCTATTTGTAATACCGGATTTTCTGTTGACTTTGTCCAGTTAATTCCATCCGTTGATTCAGCAAATCCTATTTGAAAATTTTCAATAGCCCATTGATTAAGTGCCGAGTAAAACATATAGTATTTGCTTCCCACTTTTATCACAATTGGTTCTGCAATACTCGCCGAATCCCAGTTATCCTGAGCACCGGCAATTAAAACCGACGAGGGAAATACTTCCCAATGTATTCCATCCAATGAAGTGGCATATCCAATATTTCCTTTTCCATCGGTTGGTTGACTATTAAATATAAGATCAGGTGCAGTGAACCACATTTTATAAATTCCTTCTTCCAAAATAACTGAAGGACCAGAGATAAAAGTGTTATACCAATCCACATCCACTTCCCGGAGATAAAACAGGATTATCAATATACTTTATCCAATTGATTCCATCGGCAGAATATGCATATCCAATTTGATGATCATTTATTGGCTGGCAACTTGCTTTTCTTCCCGCATACCATAATTTGTATCGTTCATTTACAGGTGCTGAAATATCTTTAATTACAGTAGGTGTTTCAATACCGTCAGAATCAAATTGAGAAGTATCTGCACTGATATCCAACACCGGATTTCCTGCAAATTCATTCCAGATAATGCCATCCACAGACCATGCATAACCCATTCTTACATGCGGACAATCATCTGTTGCGGTTAACCAACCCACACCTGAATACCACATCTTTAAAGTATCATTATCATGGATCACAAATGCATCGCCTGTTGCAAGACCTTTCCAATCGGGAAATACTGCACTTCTTGAAAGTACAGGTGTAGAATGTTTTGTCCAATTAATTTGTGCAATACTTGTATTGAAAAAGAAATTACACAGCATGCAAATAAAAAATAATCTTATAGGTTTCATTTTATAATTAAAATATAGAATTTAATCGCAAACAATTGTTTTGATAATAGCAGATTTCAAAAATGTATTTTTAACAATGATCTACTGATTTTTTTTAAAATGTAACCAAAGTAAAATATTATTCCAAAATACGATTAATTGATGATAATTTAAATTACAACCTTTATTAGAAATTTCTGTTTTTTTATTGGATAAAATTTTATTACAATGAAACAAAGATTGAATTACGGTGAAGTTGCACCCGAGGCAATGAAAGCCATGTATGGTTTGGAGAATTATGTAAAAAATTCCGGTTTGGAAATATCGCTTTATGAGTTGGTGAAAACAAGAGCTTCTCAATTAAATGGCTGTGCGTATTGTATTGATATGCATACTAAAGATGCTCGCAAAGCCGGTGAAACAGAACAGCGTTTATATGCTTTAAATGCCTGGCGGGAAACGCCTTTTTATACTGAGCGGGAAAGGGCTGCACTGGAATGGACAGAAGCGTTGACATTGATTGCAAGTAATCCAGTATCTGATGAGTTATATGCCTTGGTTCGCAAACAATTTACTGAGCAGGAAATTGTTGCACTGACTATGGCGATTTTTGCAATTAACGGATGGAATCGTTTGGCGATTGGTTTTAGAACAGTGCCCGGTACTTATGTAGCTCGATAAATATTATTGCTAATATAGGAGAATGGCAAAATGCATTAAAACCTTTTTTACTTTTCAATATTAAAATAATGTTCCATCTCTTTTTTATTCTGTTGATTGTAAGCAGCTAAAGGTTCTGATTGTTTTTTTAAATAGTTTTTTATTGGCTTTTTAAAAACCTGGGTTAATATTTTTCTAAGAACAGAAATTTTGGATTGTTCTTTTTCAAAATAACTATCTAAAGTATCCTTGGTGAAATTCAATATTGCATCTAATTCATTGCCATCTTTATAATAACCGCAGTGGAAATTTTTATCAGCAAATGTGTTTGGGGGGAAATCAAATTTGCCCAAACCGAATATTTTAAATGAGCGTATTAATAAATCGGAATAGCTTATTCTACAATTTTCTCCACCACCCAGATTGAATATTTTTTTTGATACTTGTTCTTGTTTGAATATTGCATTCACAAAAGCTCTTGCTGTATCTTCCGGTGTTGCAATTTCAAGTGAAGTATTCAGCGGTTGATGAAACATTAATTTGGAAATTTTATGTCCACCCATTATTGCAGACAATCTGAAAATACTCCAATCAAGTTTACTGTTTTGAATTATTTTTTCAGCCGCAATTTTTGTAGTTGCATATTCATCCCTCGGACTGGGGTTTAATGGATCTTGAGTTGTTATCCAGGGATTTTTTATTCTATCACCATATACCGAAACAGATGAACTATATAAAAAAAATGCATGAGGAGAATGTTGTTCTAAACAGCGGATTAATTGTTCCGTACCTATTGTATTTACTTGGTATGCTAACTCCGATTTTTCATCGGCCAAAGGTGGAATTATTGCTGCAAGATGGATAACAACATCTTTATCAAAACAAATATTTTTTAAATTATCCGTCTTGGTAATGTCTCCATAAACTATCCGTACTTCCTTTGAGAATGGTTTGAATTTTTTTCTTGATTTTTTCGAATTTACATCGAATACTGTGATCTCAAAATTTTCTTTTATTGCATACAGTTGTTTTAATACTTCATACCCCACAGTTCCTGAAGCACCGGTTAATAAAATTCTTTTTTTAATTGTAGGAGATAGCATTGGATATATTCTAAATTAAATAAAAAAGCTATCCAAAAGAAAAGTTCTACTTTCGGATAGCTGTATTTTACAATGTGTTTTAATTACATTTTTATATCATTCATATTTATTCCCAAAGCCATTGCTACACCTTTGCCATATTCAGGATCTGCTTTATAGCAATTGCCGATATGACGCTCTTGAATAAATCTTTCAGCACCACCAATTGCAGCAGCAGTATTATTAAACAGCGCTTGCTTTTGGTTATCATTCATAATTCTGAATAAATTTCCTGGCTGAGTAAAATAGTCAGGATCTTCACGATGATCATAATGAAAAGCAGCACCTTCCAATTCTAAAGGAGGTTCCACAAATTCTTTTTGTTCTTTCCATTGATCATAACTATTTGGTTCGTAATGAAGCGTTGAACCTTCATTGCCATCAATGCGCATTGCACCATCCCGATGGAAATTATGGAAAGGACATTTCGGTTTATTCACCGGAATCTGATAATGATTTACACCTAATCTATACCGTTGTGCATCACCATAGGAGAACAAACGACCTTGCAACATTTTATCAGGAGAAAAACCAATTCCCGGAACTACGTTTGCAGGATTAAAAGCAGCTTGTTCTACATCCGCAAAATAATTTTCAGGATTTCTATTTAATTCCATAATACCCACATCCATTAATGGATAATCTGCATGTGGCCATACTTTAGTTAAATCAAATGCATCAAAGCGATAATTTTTTGCATCTGCTTCCGGCATTATTTGCACTTGTAATTTCCATTTAGGGAAATCACCTTTTTCAATTGCATTAAATAAATCCCTCTGACTACTTTCTCTGTCTTTTGCAACAATAGCTTCTGCTTCTTCATTGGTTAAGTTTTCAATTCCTTGCTGTGTTCTGAAATGAAATTTCACCCAATGCCTTTCATTCTTTGCATTTATAAAACTGAATGTATGACTTCCAAAACCATGCATGTGTCTCAATGATTTAGGAATTCCTCTCTCACTCATTAAAATTGTAACCTGATGCAATGCTTCAGGCAATAGTGTCCAGAAATCCCAGTTGTGATTTGCACTTCTCAGGTTTGTTTTTGGATCTCTCTTTACGGCTTTATTCAGATCAGGAAATTTATAAGGATCCTTCATGAAAAATACCGGAGTATTATTTCCTGCCAAATCCCAGTTACCTTCTTCTGTATAAAATTTAAGCGCAAAACCACGAATATCTCGTTCCGCATCAGCAGCACCTCTTTCTCCGGCAACAGTAGAGAACCTTGCAAACATTTCAGTCTTTTTTCCTATTTCGGAAAATATTTTTGCTTTAGTGTATTTGGTAATATCATGGGTTACTGTAAACGTACCGAAAGCACCTGAACCTTTTGCATGCATTCTTCTTTCAGGAATTACCTCTCTGTCGAAATGCGCTAATTTTTCAAGAAACCAAAAATCCTGTAACAGCATTGGCCCTTTTCTTCCCGCAGTTTCTACGTTTTGATTCTCAGCAATCGGCCTTCCTGAAACCGAGGTGAGTTTTTTCTTTTCATTGTTCATTTTACTTTATTTTGTATTATTAAATTTCATATAAAGCTGCTATTTTTCAGCTTGTTACCTAAAAGTCAAATCTAATAAAAATAATATGGAATTACAGCAAATAAAAGTTAAGAGTTGTTGCGAGAATTAATTATTATTTTTTAAGAACTTTCCTCATTATTAACTGATATTTTTGCGTATTACCTTTTTTACAAGAAGGCACCAGATAAAGGCATGTATCTGAATAATAAGTTTACTTTTAGCCCTCAAGAATTGTATGCAGATGAGCAAAAAAAGAGTTTGGATATTGAGCATTATCGGTGGTGTTGTGTTGGTGATTTTATTAACAGGTGTTTTACTGAATCGCAACCTCAATATACTATTGAATAAGGCACTGATTACCAGTTTCAATCAGAGTAGTCTTTCGGACATGTATGAATTAGAATTTGAAGGATTGCATAGTAATATTTTTAACAGGAGCATTACGGTAAACAAGGTGCGCTTTTTTCGCAAAGAAAATTTGCCTCCTGAATATTCTTACATCAATTCAAAAATTAATTTAACTACAGATAAAATTGAACTCAGTAATGTGAGGTTATTGCAACTTCTTACGAAAAAGCAATTATCCATACGCAAACTTGAAATCCGAAATCCGGAAATTATTATAGAAGTATTAGGTAGCAATACAATTTTTTTTCCAATTCAAATTTCTCCAAATAGTGAAAACACTCAAAATATTGTTACTACTAAAATCAATGAATATCACTTGGATATATTAGAACTTACGAATGCAAATATTCATGGCGTTAATAATTTTCTAAACAGGGAATATTTTATTCATAATCTTCAAATCAGTTTACATGACTTTAAGTTTGATGCTGCGGAAGGAAATAATACAATCTCAAATGCAAAGGTGGAGTTGCAGATAGATTCTTTAAATGGAAAAATGTTTGGTAATCAGATCAGGAATTTTAATGT is a genomic window of Bacteroidota bacterium containing:
- a CDS encoding cbb3-type cytochrome c oxidase subunit I, whose translation is MESNNILGESGIIITILLIAIPIIVASLLVVTRTYSIFKKYLHKKELEKFNTYLRSLSPDEVEKLEQRKKELEYTLANNELAGDAPPSDKKGLIDNISNTDVLRFVEKKKRGQLRPYIEPDLTKLILWYLGCATFWLVLGTTFGEYLGIKFSAPDVDHISWLSFGRLRPVHTNMVFWGWASLAMIGLAYYVIPRVSNVRIASIKTGYTTLILINASVIIGSVMLMAGINNGGGEYREYIWPVMALFGIGVFISLLNFLKTIARRTTKEIYVSNWYIVSAMMFVLVIAIVAYWPSWQTGLGETIVQGYYMHQGVGMWFMLLSLGLMYYFLPQQLNKPIYSYSLGILAFWTQIIFYTLIGTHHFIFSAIPWWLQTVAIVGSVGMIIPVVAGTTNFLMTFKGSWNKLSDSYTLPFYLIGIIFYFTGSLQGTAEAFRFTNLVWHFTDFTVAHSHLTMYGIITFMLWGFIYTIVPRLTGKEPPHNTVGAHFWLALIGLLFYTVPLMYGSTLKGLMWMDGKPFIDSVAMMTPFWLWRAIGGSLMWISHILFAYNFYTMVKKQDEFEIPKSAIDILNAKAQTDTQSNLN
- a CDS encoding catalase is translated as MNNEKKKLTSVSGRPIAENQNVETAGRKGPMLLQDFWFLEKLAHFDREVIPERRMHAKGSGAFGTFTVTHDITKYTKAKIFSEIGKKTEMFARFSTVAGERGAADAERDIRGFALKFYTEEGNWDLAGNNTPVFFMKDPYKFPDLNKAVKRDPKTNLRSANHNWDFWTLLPEALHQVTILMSERGIPKSLRHMHGFGSHTFSFINAKNERHWVKFHFRTQQGIENLTNEEAEAIVAKDRESSQRDLFNAIEKGDFPKWKLQVQIMPEADAKNYRFDAFDLTKVWPHADYPLMDVGIMELNRNPENYFADVEQAAFNPANVVPGIGFSPDKMLQGRLFSYGDAQRYRLGVNHYQIPVNKPKCPFHNFHRDGAMRIDGNEGSTLHYEPNSYDQWKEQKEFVEPPLELEGAAFHYDHREDPDYFTQPGNLFRIMNDNQKQALFNNTAAAIGGAERFIQERHIGNCYKADPEYGKGVAMALGINMNDIKM
- a CDS encoding T9SS type A sorting domain-containing protein; this encodes MIILFYLREVDVDWYNTFISGPSVILEEGIYKMWFTAPDLIFNSQPTDGKGNIGYATSLDGIHWEVFPSSVLIAGAQDNWDSASIAEPIVIKVGSKYYMFYSALNQWAIENFQIGFAESTDGINWTKSTENPVLQIGNTNEWDRYWATHPTVIYDSIANKFKMWYTGRDTAIIDSIMGYYWDIGYAESIFSTTELIENTNKNTTLHIYPNPNNGIFTLVLPDTFYEDAVVRIYNSTGELITQLSYLYNEENTLEIQLPDGLYILTLQNEKGFLKEKLIIQK
- a CDS encoding NAD(P)-dependent oxidoreductase — protein: MLSPTIKKRILLTGASGTVGYEVLKQLYAIKENFEITVFDVNSKKSRKKFKPFSKEVRIVYGDITKTDNLKNICFDKDVVIHLAAIIPPLADEKSELAYQVNTIGTEQLIRCLEQHSPHAFFLYSSSVSVYGDRIKNPWITTQDPLNPSPRDEYATTKIAAEKIIQNSKLDWSIFRLSAIMGGHKISKLMFHQPLNTSLEIATPEDTARAFVNAIFKQEQVSKKIFNLGGGENCRISYSDLLIRSFKIFGLGKFDFPPNTFADKNFHCGYYKDGNELDAILNFTKDTLDSYFEKEQSKISVLRKILTQVFKKPIKNYLKKQSEPLAAYNQQNKKEMEHYFNIEK
- a CDS encoding carboxymuconolactone decarboxylase family protein gives rise to the protein MKQRLNYGEVAPEAMKAMYGLENYVKNSGLEISLYELVKTRASQLNGCAYCIDMHTKDARKAGETEQRLYALNAWRETPFYTERERAALEWTEALTLIASNPVSDELYALVRKQFTEQEIVALTMAIFAINGWNRLAIGFRTVPGTYVAR
- a CDS encoding Rrf2 family transcriptional regulator, whose translation is MFSKACEYGIKATIYVAKKSLEDKKVSLKVVAKAINSPEAYTSKILQQLTRNNIINSEKGPKGGFYMDSKALDKVMLSTIVFAIDGDVIYRGCGLGLKRCNENMPCPVHYQFKNIREELKQMLETTSVKSLSMDVKNGLAFLRR